The proteins below come from a single Asanoa ferruginea genomic window:
- the hpt gene encoding hypoxanthine phosphoribosyltransferase has translation MTDGSGSWYDADIDHVIITEEEIREKTGALAKQVASDYATVQDGLLLVCVLKGAVMFVADFARALGRTGPPVELEFMAVSSYGQGTTSSGVVRILKDLDRDIAGRHVIVVEDIVDSGLTLSWLLKYLESRAAASVEVVALFRKPDAIKVHVPVKYVGFDIPSEFVVGYGLDFGERYRELPYVGVLKPEVYARI, from the coding sequence ATGACCGACGGCTCCGGCTCCTGGTACGACGCCGACATCGATCACGTGATCATCACCGAGGAAGAGATCCGGGAGAAGACCGGCGCTCTCGCGAAGCAGGTGGCCAGCGACTACGCGACCGTCCAGGACGGGCTGCTGCTGGTCTGCGTGCTCAAGGGCGCCGTGATGTTCGTCGCCGACTTCGCTCGGGCACTCGGGCGCACCGGGCCGCCCGTCGAACTCGAGTTCATGGCCGTTTCCTCGTACGGGCAGGGAACCACCTCGTCCGGGGTGGTGCGGATCCTCAAGGACCTCGACCGTGACATCGCCGGTCGCCACGTGATCGTCGTCGAAGACATCGTCGACTCCGGGCTGACCCTGTCCTGGCTGCTCAAATACCTGGAGTCCCGGGCCGCCGCGAGCGTCGAGGTGGTCGCGCTGTTCCGCAAGCCCGACGCCATCAAGGTCCACGTGCCGGTGAAATATGTGGGCTTCGACATCCCGAGTGAGTTCGTCGTCGGCTACGGGCTCGACTTCGGCGAGCGCTACCGCGAGTTGCCCTATGTCGGCGTCCTGAAGCCCGAGGTCTACGCCCGAATCTGA
- the ftsH gene encoding ATP-dependent zinc metalloprotease FtsH yields MERTRFFRRPVVWIILVIAGAIALSSLFTGGPSYHRVDTSVALQQLNNGPKDSISEVVFQDKEQTLRINLAQPQQFGDTKTNRIEAQFPSEVGDQIWNDVQNAQTAQRINGPVDTQVSGDNVLLSLLVNLLPIVLLVVLLLFFMSQMQGGGSRVLNFGKSKAKMITKDTPKTTFADVAGADEAVEELREIKDFLQNPAKYQALGAKIPKGVLLFGQPGTGKTLLARAVAGEAGVPFYSISGSDFVEMFVGVGASRVRDLFEQAKANAPAIVFVDEIDAVGRHRGAGMGGGHDEREQTLNQLLVEMDGFDTKGGVILIAATNRPDILDPALLRPGRFDRQIAVDTPDMDGRKAILRVHAKGKPFAPDVDLDAVARRTPGFSGADLANVINESALLTARVDGRAITNENLEESIDRVVAGPQRKTRVMSDHEKKITAYHEGGHALVAWALPHSAPVHKVTILPRSRSLGHTLVLPTEDKYTQTRAEMIDTLAYALGGRAAEELVFHEPTTGAGDDIKKATSLARAMVTQYGMSSKLGAVKYGTSGDEPFLGRTMGHERDYSDVVAAEIDGEVRSLIELAHDEAWEILVEYRDVLDSLVLELIEKETISTADMARIAARVVKRPPMAPYNGFGKRRPSTEPPVLTPAEREALKVQAEADGAEARVGGGNNAGGPNSNSDGAH; encoded by the coding sequence ATGGAACGTACGCGTTTCTTCCGCCGACCGGTGGTCTGGATCATCCTTGTGATCGCCGGGGCTATTGCGCTCAGCTCCCTATTCACCGGCGGCCCGAGCTATCACCGGGTCGACACCAGTGTTGCCCTGCAGCAGCTCAACAACGGTCCCAAGGACAGCATCTCCGAGGTCGTCTTCCAAGACAAGGAGCAGACGCTCCGGATCAACCTCGCCCAGCCACAGCAGTTCGGCGACACGAAGACCAATCGGATCGAGGCGCAGTTCCCGTCCGAGGTCGGCGACCAGATCTGGAATGACGTCCAGAACGCGCAGACCGCGCAGCGGATCAACGGCCCGGTCGACACCCAGGTGTCCGGCGACAACGTGCTGCTGAGCCTGCTCGTCAACCTGCTGCCGATCGTGCTGCTCGTGGTGCTGCTGCTGTTCTTCATGTCGCAGATGCAGGGCGGCGGCTCGCGGGTCCTCAACTTCGGCAAGTCCAAGGCGAAGATGATCACCAAGGACACGCCGAAGACGACGTTCGCCGACGTGGCGGGCGCCGACGAGGCGGTCGAGGAGCTCCGCGAGATCAAGGACTTCCTGCAGAACCCGGCGAAATACCAGGCCCTCGGCGCCAAGATCCCGAAGGGCGTGCTGCTCTTCGGCCAGCCCGGCACGGGCAAGACGCTGCTGGCCCGCGCGGTCGCCGGCGAGGCCGGCGTGCCGTTCTACTCGATCTCCGGTTCCGACTTCGTCGAGATGTTCGTCGGTGTCGGTGCCAGCCGGGTCCGTGACCTGTTCGAGCAGGCCAAGGCCAACGCGCCGGCGATCGTGTTCGTCGACGAGATCGACGCTGTCGGCCGCCACCGCGGCGCCGGCATGGGCGGCGGTCACGACGAGCGCGAGCAGACGCTCAACCAGCTCCTCGTCGAGATGGACGGCTTCGACACCAAGGGCGGGGTCATCCTGATCGCGGCCACCAACCGGCCCGACATCCTCGACCCGGCGCTGCTGCGTCCCGGCCGCTTCGACCGGCAGATCGCCGTCGACACCCCCGACATGGATGGCCGCAAGGCGATCCTGCGGGTGCACGCCAAGGGCAAGCCGTTCGCGCCCGACGTCGACCTCGACGCGGTCGCCCGGCGCACCCCCGGCTTCAGCGGTGCCGACCTGGCCAACGTGATCAACGAGTCCGCGCTGCTGACCGCTCGCGTCGACGGCCGGGCGATCACCAACGAAAACCTGGAAGAGTCGATCGACCGGGTGGTCGCGGGGCCGCAGCGCAAGACCCGCGTGATGAGCGACCACGAAAAGAAGATCACCGCTTACCACGAGGGCGGTCACGCTCTGGTGGCCTGGGCACTGCCGCACTCCGCGCCGGTGCACAAGGTGACGATCCTGCCGCGGTCGCGCTCGCTCGGGCACACGCTGGTGCTGCCGACGGAAGACAAATACACCCAGACCAGAGCCGAAATGATCGACACCCTGGCGTACGCCCTGGGCGGTCGTGCGGCCGAGGAGCTGGTCTTCCACGAGCCGACCACCGGCGCGGGCGACGACATCAAGAAGGCCACGTCGCTGGCCCGGGCGATGGTCACCCAATACGGCATGTCGTCGAAGCTCGGCGCGGTCAAATACGGCACCAGCGGTGACGAGCCGTTCCTGGGTCGCACGATGGGCCACGAGCGCGACTACTCCGACGTCGTCGCGGCCGAGATCGACGGCGAGGTCCGCTCGCTGATCGAGCTCGCGCACGACGAGGCCTGGGAGATCCTGGTCGAATACCGCGACGTGCTCGACAGCCTGGTTCTCGAGCTGATCGAGAAGGAGACCATCTCGACCGCCGACATGGCGCGGATCGCCGCGCGGGTCGTCAAGCGGCCGCCGATGGCCCCCTACAACGGCTTCGGCAAGCGGCGCCCGAGCACCGAGCCGCCGGTCCTCACCCCGGCCGAGCGCGAGGCGCTCAAGGTCCAGGCCGAGGCCGACGGTGCCGAGGCCCGGGTCGGCGGCGGCAACAACGCCGGCGGTCCGAACTCAAACTCGGACGGCGCACACTGA